The genomic DNA CAGAAGGTGCCCAACGGCGAGAGCTCGATGTGGGGGGATTACCACGCGCGTGAGCTGGCGATCATGCTCCTGCGCGAGGCGCGCGGGGAAAAGTGTCTCACGTTCTTCGGGTGTCTGCCGGAGTGAGATCTGCTCGCGTCACCGCCACTGGAAGCGGTGAGCGGGTCGGGGCCGGGGACGACAAGGACTCAGTCAATCAACCGCTTCGTCAAGTCGCCGTAGGCGTCGATGCGGCGGTCGCGCAAGAACGGCCAGTGCGTGCGGGTGATGTCCACTTTCTTCAGGTCCACGGGCACGAGCAGATTCTCTTCGCGGTCCACGCTGGCCTTCGCGAGAATTTGTCCGCTGGTGCCGGCGACGAAGCTCTGTCCCCAAAACTCGATGCCATCCCCTCCGGCGGGTTTCTCAAGCCCGATGCGGTTGGCGACCGCGACAAAGCAGCCGTTCGCAACGGCGTGTCCGCGCTGAATCGTCTCCCACGCGCCGTGCTGGTCCACGCCGTATTCCTTTTTCTCGCCCGGATGCCAGCCGATGGCCGTGGGGTAGAAGAGGATTTCCGCGCCCTGCAATGCGGTGAGCCGCGCGGCTTCGGGATACCATTGGTCCCAGCAGATGAGCACGCCGAGCTTCGCGAAGCGCGTCTGCCACGCCCGGAAGCCAAGGTCGCCCGGCGTGAAATAGAATTTCTCGTAGTAAAGCGGGTCGTCGGGAATGTGCATCTTGCGATACACGCCGAGGAGCGAGCCGTCCGCATCAATGACCGCGGCGGTGTTGTGGTAAAGACCGCTGGCGCGCTTCTCGAAGAGCGACGCGATGATCACGATGCCGCGCGTCTTCGCGAGTTTGCAAAACGCATCGGTGCTCGGGCCGGGAATGGCCTCGGCGAGCTTGAAATTGTCGTGATCCTCGCTCTGGCAGAAATACTGCGAGCGAAACAATTCCTGCGTGCAGATGATGTTCGCGCCGTCGCGCGCGGCCTGTTCGCACCGGGCGAGGGTCGTGCGAAGATTCGAAGCGGGATTCGCGGAGCAACGCGATTGAACGAGGCCGAGAACAACGGGCTTTGCCTGCTGAATTCGGGCGCGCGGACGCGATGACACGGCACGTAAGTTGGTGGACTTCGAACTCACGGGTTTGGCCGAAGTCACGATCAGGCTTCCACGGTATCCGGCCGCTCGATGATCATCGTGCCGGCCTTGATGGTCTTGACCTTTGAGGGATCGATCTGGCCAAAGAGGTCGCGGATGAACCGGCCGAGCGTCTCGTTCGTGGGGCCGTAACCGGAATGGTAGATGTAGTGCTCGAGCTCGTAGAGCAGATCGTCCGCGTTGGCGTAACGCTTGTCCAGGTCGCGCTCGAGGCACCGGTTGATGATCTTGTTGAGCGGCTCGTCGACCCGCGGGTCGAGCGTCTTGAAATCGGGTATCGCCATGTGCATCACGCGGTCGCGCGACTCGGCGACCGAGTTGCCCTTGAAGATGTTCTTGTTCAACAGCAAGTGCGCCAGGACGATGCCAACGGAGAAAATGTCCGAGCGCTTGTCGGTGATCTGGAAGTTCGACTGCTCGGGGCTCATGTAGTCCGCCTTCCCCGCGACGACTTCGCCTTCCTGATCCGCGAGCAACCCCTTCGCCTTCGCGATCCCGAAGTCGGTGAGCTTCACGTCGCCCTCGAACGCGACCATGATGTTCTTGAAATTCACGTCGCGGTGGACGATGGACAGCGGCTTGCCGTCCTTGTCGGTCTTGGAATGCGCGTAGGCAAGCCCGCGCGCGACGCGGCTGGCGATGAACACCGCGAGTTCCTTCGGCAGCTGCTTGTTGGTGTCCACGAGCCGCTGCGTGAACTGCTCGAGGTTCACGCCGCGGATGAGCTCCATGGCGATGAAGTAAATGCCGCGCGCCTCGCCCAAGTGGTAGGTCTGGACGATGTTGGTGTGGATGAGGTCCGCGACAAGCTTGGCTTCGCCGATGAAGTTGTCGATGAACGAACGCTGGTTGGCGTAGCTCTGGCGGATGACCTTGATGGCGACGCGCTTCACGAAATCCTGCGCGCCATGCTGCTCAGCCTCGTAGACGACCCCCATGCCGCCCTCGAAAATCTTCTGGATGATCTTGTAGCGAAATTCGCACTGGATGGTGAAGAGGACGACCATGCAAATCATCGTGTGCGAATCCCCTTTCAAGTCAAGCTCCCGCTTGCTTCCGCCGAGAATCGACGAATCGCTCGGCAGGGCAGACAGAATTCTTCCTCAAAAAAAAACAGAATCCTCTTGCGCACGACGCGGGGGACGCCTACAAAAGTCCGCAGGTCGAAAGACTACATCAAGCAGTCACAACAACACTCAACACAAACATCAATCATGGCAAAAGCCCTCACCAAGTCCGCACTCGCAGGCGCCGTCGCCGAAAAGGCCGGCCTCACCCGCAAGCAGGCGTCCGGCATCCTCGCGCACCTCGCCGAGCTCGCCTACAAGAACGCCAAGAACACGTTCACCCTGCCCGGCATCGGCAAACTCGTGCTCGCCAACCGCCCCGCGCGCAAGATGATCATGCGTTTCGGCCCCAACACCGGCCAGGAGATCACCGTGCCTGCCAAGCGCGTCGTCAAGTTCCGCGTCGCCAAGGCCTGCAAGGACGCCATCCTCAAGAAGTAGGCGGTTCCCCTTTCACAAAGGCACCCCGGCGCGAGTCGGGGTGCCTTTTTTCTTTTCGAGGCCCACCTTGAAGATCGCCATCGTCGGCTGCGGCGCCGTCGGCAGCTACTACGGGGCGAAGCTCGCCCGCGACGGACACGACGTCCACTTCCTGCTCCGCGGTGATTACGAAGTCGTGCGCGCCAGCGGGGTCAGGGTGATGAGTGACGGCGAGAGTTTCACCGTCCGGCCCCGGTGCGCCCGCGAACCTGGCGAGATCGGCGTATGCGACCTCGTGCTCATCGCGCTGAAGACGACCGCGAATTCGGAATTCTCGCGGTTGCTTCCACCGCTGGTCGCGGCGCACACGGCGGTGATGACCCTCCAGAACGGCCTCGGCAACGAGGCCGCGCTCGCGCGGGTCGTGCCGGCCGCAAAGGTGCTCGGCGGGCTTTGCTTCGTGTGCCTCAACCGCATCCAACCCGGCGTCATCCAACACATCGCCCACGGCAAAGTCGTCATCGGTGAATTCCAACGCGGGCCCGAACCGCGCACGCACGACCTCTGCACAAGCTTCAAGCACGCCGGCATTCCCAGCAAAGTCGCGGAGAACCTCGAGCGCGCGCATTGGGAAAAACTCGTCTGGAACATCCCGTTCAACGGCTTGGGAGTGGCGGGCACCGCAGGATACGAAGCCTGGGGCGGACCACCGGATACCGGCGCAAGCAGGCATTCCGTAGTTCTCACCACCGACATCTTGCTCGGCGATCCCCGTTGGGAACGGATCGTCCGCGCGCTGATGGCCGAGGTCATCGCCACCGCCAACGCGCTCGGCCACCCCATTCCCGAGTCCCACGCCGACAGGAACATCGCGAACACCCGCACGATGGGCGCGTATCGAGCCTCCACGCTCATTGACTTCGAATGCGGCCGGCCCTTGGAACTGCAGAGCCTGTTCCTTGAGCCGCTGCGCCGGGCGCGTGCTGCCGCCGTGGCCACGCCCGTGCTCGAACGCCTCTGCGACACGTTGCTCGCACTCGACGCCAGGCGCGCAACCGCGTGAGACGGTGCGCGCTTGCCTCGATTTCCGTCGTGCCGCTATCGTCGTCGCGCTGGATTGAACCCGAAACTCGAAACCCCAATCCCGACACCTCACGCCATGCCCGTTCGCGTTCGATTCGCCCCATCGCCCACCGGCTACCTCCACATCGGCGGCGCGCGCACGGCGTTGTTCAACTGGCTTTACGCCCGGCACACCGGCGGCAAGTTCATCCTTCGCATTGAAGACACCGATGCCGCGCGCAACACGCAGGAAGCCGTGGACGTGATTCTCGAAGGCCTCCGCTGGCTCGGCCTCGCGTGGGACGAAGGCCCGCTCACCGCCGACGCCACCGGCCCGTGCAAGGGCGACCGCGGTCCATACTTTCAATCCCAGCGCCGCGAAAACTACCAGCGCCGCGTCGAAGCGCTGCTCGCGCGCGGCCTCGCCTACGAACACGAGGGCGCGATCAAATTCAAAATGCAACGCGAGCCGATTCTCATTCCCG from Verrucomicrobiota bacterium includes the following:
- a CDS encoding carbon-nitrogen hydrolase, whose protein sequence is MQQAKPVVLGLVQSRCSANPASNLRTTLARCEQAARDGANIICTQELFRSQYFCQSEDHDNFKLAEAIPGPSTDAFCKLAKTRGIVIIASLFEKRASGLYHNTAAVIDADGSLLGVYRKMHIPDDPLYYEKFYFTPGDLGFRAWQTRFAKLGVLICWDQWYPEAARLTALQGAEILFYPTAIGWHPGEKKEYGVDQHGAWETIQRGHAVANGCFVAVANRIGLEKPAGGDGIEFWGQSFVAGTSGQILAKASVDREENLLVPVDLKKVDITRTHWPFLRDRRIDAYGDLTKRLID
- a CDS encoding HU family DNA-binding protein, whose protein sequence is MAKALTKSALAGAVAEKAGLTRKQASGILAHLAELAYKNAKNTFTLPGIGKLVLANRPARKMIMRFGPNTGQEITVPAKRVVKFRVAKACKDAILKK
- a CDS encoding serine/threonine protein kinase: MVVLFTIQCEFRYKIIQKIFEGGMGVVYEAEQHGAQDFVKRVAIKVIRQSYANQRSFIDNFIGEAKLVADLIHTNIVQTYHLGEARGIYFIAMELIRGVNLEQFTQRLVDTNKQLPKELAVFIASRVARGLAYAHSKTDKDGKPLSIVHRDVNFKNIMVAFEGDVKLTDFGIAKAKGLLADQEGEVVAGKADYMSPEQSNFQITDKRSDIFSVGIVLAHLLLNKNIFKGNSVAESRDRVMHMAIPDFKTLDPRVDEPLNKIINRCLERDLDKRYANADDLLYELEHYIYHSGYGPTNETLGRFIRDLFGQIDPSKVKTIKAGTMIIERPDTVEA
- a CDS encoding 2-dehydropantoate 2-reductase, with the protein product MKIAIVGCGAVGSYYGAKLARDGHDVHFLLRGDYEVVRASGVRVMSDGESFTVRPRCAREPGEIGVCDLVLIALKTTANSEFSRLLPPLVAAHTAVMTLQNGLGNEAALARVVPAAKVLGGLCFVCLNRIQPGVIQHIAHGKVVIGEFQRGPEPRTHDLCTSFKHAGIPSKVAENLERAHWEKLVWNIPFNGLGVAGTAGYEAWGGPPDTGASRHSVVLTTDILLGDPRWERIVRALMAEVIATANALGHPIPESHADRNIANTRTMGAYRASTLIDFECGRPLELQSLFLEPLRRARAAAVATPVLERLCDTLLALDARRATA